In one window of Denticeps clupeoides chromosome 2, fDenClu1.1, whole genome shotgun sequence DNA:
- the LOC114784118 gene encoding mannose-specific lectin-like, with protein sequence MSRNYMSKYDELRKGDYLMSNNHEWKAVFQEDGNFVLYGWKPVWNSDTPGQRDAHRLCMQDDGNLVMYKRDDKMMWQSKSQASGTFKMCRMWLRNDGTMVVERDGEEVWSSAQSKGYK encoded by the exons ATGAGTCGGAACTACATGTCCAAGTACGATGAACTCCGCAAGGGAGACTATCTCATGTCCAACAACCATGAGTGGAAAGCTGTCTTCCAG GAGGACGGGAACTTTGTCCTCTACGGCTGGAAGCCCGTTTGGAACTCGGACACACCGGGACAGCGGGATGCCCACCGCCTCTGCATGCAGGACGACGGCAACCTGGTCATGTACAAGAGGGACGACAAGATGATGTGGCAGAGCAAGAGCCAGGCGTCTGGGACCTTCAAGATGTGCCGCATGTGGCTGCGCAACGATGGCACCATGGTGGTGGAGAGGGATGGGGAGGAGGTCTGGTCCTCCGCCCAGTCCAAGGGCTACAAGTGA